From Musa acuminata AAA Group cultivar baxijiao chromosome BXJ3-8, Cavendish_Baxijiao_AAA, whole genome shotgun sequence, one genomic window encodes:
- the LOC135583627 gene encoding dual specificity protein kinase YAK1 homolog isoform X3 — protein MADVDASNVVVDGSRDELPVSTSSWNPLGRAFRPYVSFSPSTVNAPESSSAIAPLRVIVKKPLVARLTKGIVETYQICNPSFKYSEALNPKRFLTNPSIGVLNDGYDNANSDLILHVNLELVNLERKRRYTVKDILGQGTFGQVAKCWDLETNCYVAVKIIKNQPAYYRQAVVEVSILHMLNQKFDPDAKHHIVRILDYFVFQRHLCISFEMLGSNLYELIKMNHFKGFSLSIVQMFSKQILHALIVMKDAGIIHCDMKPENILISTSVKPTEIKVIDFGSACMEGRTVYSYIQSRYYRSPEVVLGYPYTSSIDMWSLGCIVAELFLGLPLFPGASEYDLLKRMIQILGGQPPDNLLRDSKSTIKFFKHVGSIYRLENVETSKELTSAYRVLTEDEYEARESKRPSIGKNYFNHVKLEDIIANYPYRKNLPEEEISKESLTRLALVDFLRGLVEFDPGKRWSPLQASGHPFVTGEPFRCPYQPSPETPRIPVIHTITVDHNPGGGHWLAAGLSPQVSTVNNYLSLSSPHFQKVPMSYGSSYGSLGSDGSYNDSTGFGSSYGSYSDINSMHAYNSPAGPCGFNIHVQVGGQFLGSSPDARYRSQLSHGTGFGASPFGGVGPMSLGASPSQFTPPSSQMHFSSASPGKYGPTSPVRGSGRGILLGKAAAIGQYNKSWGYPTMCMQPYGSASERGPGFCANGMSCIHSDAQFQGHGAHSVISSSSHSNWKQQMGVGNVLSLSLTSANQKSYPAQSVHNSCVVCAHSLEVPCDKPEGSSSLPDPADWDPNYSDESLLQEDNAEFNSLNSEFTSCVCLGEPSDASTLTTKIGRYGHGHNQANPSSKFLSSNQRTDGLHQAYSLTESSPSTSHDVRAGNARPTQFLQNFPSRFGQQSVHRYNHVNSNIMQGERYNQYGQPVHSNNNRTDSHSSTNAMFSNSMPWVTGTREVLTRD, from the exons ATGGCGGACGTTGATGCCAGCAATGTTGTGGTGGATGGATCTCGTGATGAGCTTCCCGTTTCTACCTCGTCATGGAATCCCCTAGGAAGAGCTTTCCGGCCATATGTTTCTTTTTCGCCTTCCACGGTCAACGCACCAGAATCCAGCAGCGCCATCGCTCCCCTTCGGGTGATCGTCAAGAAACCT CTGGTGGCAAGACTGACCAAAGGCATAGTTGAAACTTACCAAATTTGTAATCCCTCATTTAAATATTCAGAGGCATTGAATCCAAAGCGCTTCCTAACGAATCCATCAATTGGGGTGCTGAATGATGGCTATGATAATGCAAATTCAGATCTCATCTTGCATGTGAATTTAGAGTTGGTCAATTTAGAAAGAAAGCGAAG GTACACTGTCAAAGATATCCTTGGCCAAGGGACCTTTGGACAGGTTGCCAAATGCTGGGATTTGGAGACTAACTGTTATGTTGCTGTGAAGATAATTAAGAATCAGCCTGCTTATTATCGGCAGGCAGTTGTTGAGGTCTCTATTCTGCACATG TTGAATCAGAAGTTTGATCCTGATGCTAAACATCACATTGTTCGTATCCTTGATTATTTTGTATTTCAGCGACACTTGTGCATATCATTTGAAATGCTTGGCTCTAACCT GTATGAGCTAATTAAAATGAACCACTTCAAAGGTTTTTCATTGAGCATTGTGCAGATGTTCTCAAAACAG ATTTTGCATGCATTGATTGTCATGAAAGATGCTGGTATAATACATTGTGATATGAAGCCAGAAAACATACTAATATCTACAAG TGTGAAGCCAACAGAAATAAAAGTTATTGATTTTGGATCAGCTTGTATGGAGGGTCGGACGGTGTACTCGTACATTCAG AGCCGTTATTACAGATCTCCAGAAGTTGTACTTGGTTATCC ATACACATCTTCAATTGATATGTGGTCACTCGGATGTATTGTTGCTGAATTATTTCTAGGGTTGCCTTTATTTCCTGGAGCCTCAGAGTATGATCTTCTCAAGCGGATGATACAGATACTAGG TGGGCAACCACCTGATAATTTGCTTAGGGATTCAAAAAGTACTATCAAGTTTTTTAAGCATGTTGGAAGTATTTATCGTTTGGAGAATGTTGAGACGTCCAAGGAACTTACTAGTGCCTACCGAGTTCTAACTGAGGATGAATATGAAGCA AGAGAGTCAAAAAGACCTTCAATAGGGAAAAACTACTTTAATCATGTAAAGCTGGAAGATATCATTGCCAACTATCCTTACAGAAAGAATTTGCCAGAGGAAGAAATCTCAAAAG AAAGTTTGACCCGCTTGGCCTTGGTTGATTTCTTGAGGGGCCTTGTCGAGTTTGATCCAGGAAAACGATGGTCACCTTTACAG GCTTCAGGTCATCCATTTGTTACTGGAGAACCATTCAGATGTCCTTATCAACCTTCCCCTGAGACTCCAAGAATT CCTGTCATTCATACTATAACGGTGGATCACAATCCAGGCGGTGGTCATTGGCTAGCTGCTGGTCTTTCTCCTCAG GTTTCAACTGTTAACAACTATTTATCACTCAGTAGCCCTCACTTTCAGAAGGTTCCTATGTCTTATGGCAGTAGCTATGGCAGCTTGGGAAGCGATGGTAGCTATAATGATAGTACAGGTTTTGGGAGCAGTTACGGAAGCTACAGTGATATTAACAGTATGCATGCCTATAATTCACCAGCAGGTCCATGTGGGTTCAACATTCATGTACAAGTTGGAGGACAATTTCTTGGATCTAGTCCAGATGCTAGATATAGATCTCAGCTGTCTCATGGAACTGGGTTTGGTGCTAGTCCTTTTGGAGGTGTGGGACCAATGTCTCTCGGAGCCAGTCCCTCACAATTTACTCCTCCAAGCTCCCAGATGCATTTTTCTTCTGCTTCTCCTGGAAAGTATGGTCCAACTTCTCCTGTAAGGGGCAGTGGTCGTGGTATCTTGTTGGGTAAAGCAGCTGCCATTGGTCAGTACAATAAAAGTTGGGGCTACCCAACAATGTGCATGCAGCCTTACGGAAGTGCATCTGAGCGTGGACCAGGATTTTGTGCTAATGGCATGAGTTGTATCCACTCTGATGCTCAGTTTCAAGGGCATGGTGCTCATTCTGTGATTTCATCTTCCAGTCATTCTAACTGGAAGCAACAGATGGGTGTAGGGAATGTCTTGTCTCTAAGCCTTACTTCAGCCAATCAGAAGAGTTATCCAGCACAGAGTGTGCATAATTCCTGTGTGGTTTGTGCACACAGCTTGGAAGTTCCATGTGATAAACCAGAAGGCAGTTCATCACTGCCTGATCCTGCAGACTGGGACCCCAATTATAG TGATGAATCTCTTTTGCAAGAGGATAATGCAGAATTCAACTCCCTAAATTCAGAATTTACTAGTTGTGTATGTCTTGGTGAACCATCAGATGCTTCCACCCTAACAACTAAAATTGGCCGATATGGCCATGGTCATAACCAAGCTAATCCAAGCTCAAAGTTTCTCTCATCAAATCAAAG AACAGATGGTCTTCATCAGGCATATTCGCTTACTGAGAGTAGTCCATCTACTTCCCATGATGTACGTGCTGGAAATGCCCGTCCAACCCAATTCTTGCAAAACTTCCCAAGCCGTTTTGGACAACAATCTGTTCATCGGTACAATCATGTGAACTCAAATATTATGCAAGGTGAAAGATATAATCAATATGGCCAGCCAGTGCATTCAAATAACAACAGAACAGATTCTCACTCATCTACCAATGCTATGTTTAGCAATAGTATGCCATGGG TGACAGGTACGAGAGAAGTGTTGACAAGAGATTAG
- the LOC135583627 gene encoding dual specificity protein kinase YAK1 homolog isoform X2 — MADVDASNVVVDGSRDELPVSTSSWNPLGRAFRPYVSFSPSTVNAPESSSAIAPLRLVARLTKGIVETYQICNPSFKYSEALNPKRFLTNPSIGVLNDGYDNANSDLILHVNLELVNLERKRRYTVKDILGQGTFGQVAKCWDLETNCYVAVKIIKNQPAYYRQAVVEVSILHMLNQKFDPDAKHHIVRILDYFVFQRHLCISFEMLGSNLYELIKMNHFKGFSLSIVQMFSKQILHALIVMKDAGIIHCDMKPENILISTSVKPTEIKVIDFGSACMEGRTVYSYIQSRYYRSPEVVLGYPYTSSIDMWSLGCIVAELFLGLPLFPGASEYDLLKRMIQILGGQPPDNLLRDSKSTIKFFKHVGSIYRLENVETSKELTSAYRVLTEDEYEARESKRPSIGKNYFNHVKLEDIIANYPYRKNLPEEEISKESLTRLALVDFLRGLVEFDPGKRWSPLQASGHPFVTGEPFRCPYQPSPETPRIPVIHTITVDHNPGGGHWLAAGLSPQVSTVNNYLSLSSPHFQKVPMSYGSSYGSLGSDGSYNDSTGFGSSYGSYSDINSMHAYNSPAGPCGFNIHVQVGGQFLGSSPDARYRSQLSHGTGFGASPFGGVGPMSLGASPSQFTPPSSQMHFSSASPGKYGPTSPVRGSGRGILLGKAAAIGQYNKSWGYPTMCMQPYGSASERGPGFCANGMSCIHSDAQFQGHGAHSVISSSSHSNWKQQMGVGNVLSLSLTSANQKSYPAQSVHNSCVVCAHSLEVPCDKPEGSSSLPDPADWDPNYSDESLLQEDNAEFNSLNSEFTSCVCLGEPSDASTLTTKIGRYGHGHNQANPSSKFLSSNQRTDGLHQAYSLTESSPSTSHDVRAGNARPTQFLQNFPSRFGQQSVHRYNHVNSNIMQGERYNQYGQPVHSNNNRTDSHSSTNAMFSNSMPWGRRVGHSMTTTLPMPRSRKDYGKI; from the exons ATGGCGGACGTTGATGCCAGCAATGTTGTGGTGGATGGATCTCGTGATGAGCTTCCCGTTTCTACCTCGTCATGGAATCCCCTAGGAAGAGCTTTCCGGCCATATGTTTCTTTTTCGCCTTCCACGGTCAACGCACCAGAATCCAGCAGCGCCATCGCTCCCCTTCGG CTGGTGGCAAGACTGACCAAAGGCATAGTTGAAACTTACCAAATTTGTAATCCCTCATTTAAATATTCAGAGGCATTGAATCCAAAGCGCTTCCTAACGAATCCATCAATTGGGGTGCTGAATGATGGCTATGATAATGCAAATTCAGATCTCATCTTGCATGTGAATTTAGAGTTGGTCAATTTAGAAAGAAAGCGAAG GTACACTGTCAAAGATATCCTTGGCCAAGGGACCTTTGGACAGGTTGCCAAATGCTGGGATTTGGAGACTAACTGTTATGTTGCTGTGAAGATAATTAAGAATCAGCCTGCTTATTATCGGCAGGCAGTTGTTGAGGTCTCTATTCTGCACATG TTGAATCAGAAGTTTGATCCTGATGCTAAACATCACATTGTTCGTATCCTTGATTATTTTGTATTTCAGCGACACTTGTGCATATCATTTGAAATGCTTGGCTCTAACCT GTATGAGCTAATTAAAATGAACCACTTCAAAGGTTTTTCATTGAGCATTGTGCAGATGTTCTCAAAACAG ATTTTGCATGCATTGATTGTCATGAAAGATGCTGGTATAATACATTGTGATATGAAGCCAGAAAACATACTAATATCTACAAG TGTGAAGCCAACAGAAATAAAAGTTATTGATTTTGGATCAGCTTGTATGGAGGGTCGGACGGTGTACTCGTACATTCAG AGCCGTTATTACAGATCTCCAGAAGTTGTACTTGGTTATCC ATACACATCTTCAATTGATATGTGGTCACTCGGATGTATTGTTGCTGAATTATTTCTAGGGTTGCCTTTATTTCCTGGAGCCTCAGAGTATGATCTTCTCAAGCGGATGATACAGATACTAGG TGGGCAACCACCTGATAATTTGCTTAGGGATTCAAAAAGTACTATCAAGTTTTTTAAGCATGTTGGAAGTATTTATCGTTTGGAGAATGTTGAGACGTCCAAGGAACTTACTAGTGCCTACCGAGTTCTAACTGAGGATGAATATGAAGCA AGAGAGTCAAAAAGACCTTCAATAGGGAAAAACTACTTTAATCATGTAAAGCTGGAAGATATCATTGCCAACTATCCTTACAGAAAGAATTTGCCAGAGGAAGAAATCTCAAAAG AAAGTTTGACCCGCTTGGCCTTGGTTGATTTCTTGAGGGGCCTTGTCGAGTTTGATCCAGGAAAACGATGGTCACCTTTACAG GCTTCAGGTCATCCATTTGTTACTGGAGAACCATTCAGATGTCCTTATCAACCTTCCCCTGAGACTCCAAGAATT CCTGTCATTCATACTATAACGGTGGATCACAATCCAGGCGGTGGTCATTGGCTAGCTGCTGGTCTTTCTCCTCAG GTTTCAACTGTTAACAACTATTTATCACTCAGTAGCCCTCACTTTCAGAAGGTTCCTATGTCTTATGGCAGTAGCTATGGCAGCTTGGGAAGCGATGGTAGCTATAATGATAGTACAGGTTTTGGGAGCAGTTACGGAAGCTACAGTGATATTAACAGTATGCATGCCTATAATTCACCAGCAGGTCCATGTGGGTTCAACATTCATGTACAAGTTGGAGGACAATTTCTTGGATCTAGTCCAGATGCTAGATATAGATCTCAGCTGTCTCATGGAACTGGGTTTGGTGCTAGTCCTTTTGGAGGTGTGGGACCAATGTCTCTCGGAGCCAGTCCCTCACAATTTACTCCTCCAAGCTCCCAGATGCATTTTTCTTCTGCTTCTCCTGGAAAGTATGGTCCAACTTCTCCTGTAAGGGGCAGTGGTCGTGGTATCTTGTTGGGTAAAGCAGCTGCCATTGGTCAGTACAATAAAAGTTGGGGCTACCCAACAATGTGCATGCAGCCTTACGGAAGTGCATCTGAGCGTGGACCAGGATTTTGTGCTAATGGCATGAGTTGTATCCACTCTGATGCTCAGTTTCAAGGGCATGGTGCTCATTCTGTGATTTCATCTTCCAGTCATTCTAACTGGAAGCAACAGATGGGTGTAGGGAATGTCTTGTCTCTAAGCCTTACTTCAGCCAATCAGAAGAGTTATCCAGCACAGAGTGTGCATAATTCCTGTGTGGTTTGTGCACACAGCTTGGAAGTTCCATGTGATAAACCAGAAGGCAGTTCATCACTGCCTGATCCTGCAGACTGGGACCCCAATTATAG TGATGAATCTCTTTTGCAAGAGGATAATGCAGAATTCAACTCCCTAAATTCAGAATTTACTAGTTGTGTATGTCTTGGTGAACCATCAGATGCTTCCACCCTAACAACTAAAATTGGCCGATATGGCCATGGTCATAACCAAGCTAATCCAAGCTCAAAGTTTCTCTCATCAAATCAAAG AACAGATGGTCTTCATCAGGCATATTCGCTTACTGAGAGTAGTCCATCTACTTCCCATGATGTACGTGCTGGAAATGCCCGTCCAACCCAATTCTTGCAAAACTTCCCAAGCCGTTTTGGACAACAATCTGTTCATCGGTACAATCATGTGAACTCAAATATTATGCAAGGTGAAAGATATAATCAATATGGCCAGCCAGTGCATTCAAATAACAACAGAACAGATTCTCACTCATCTACCAATGCTATGTTTAGCAATAGTATGCCATGGG GACGAAGAGTTGGACATTCGATGACAACAACCTTACCAATGCCCCGTTCGagaaaggactatgggaagatataA
- the LOC135583627 gene encoding dual specificity protein kinase YAK1 homolog isoform X1: protein MADVDASNVVVDGSRDELPVSTSSWNPLGRAFRPYVSFSPSTVNAPESSSAIAPLRVIVKKPLVARLTKGIVETYQICNPSFKYSEALNPKRFLTNPSIGVLNDGYDNANSDLILHVNLELVNLERKRRYTVKDILGQGTFGQVAKCWDLETNCYVAVKIIKNQPAYYRQAVVEVSILHMLNQKFDPDAKHHIVRILDYFVFQRHLCISFEMLGSNLYELIKMNHFKGFSLSIVQMFSKQILHALIVMKDAGIIHCDMKPENILISTSVKPTEIKVIDFGSACMEGRTVYSYIQSRYYRSPEVVLGYPYTSSIDMWSLGCIVAELFLGLPLFPGASEYDLLKRMIQILGGQPPDNLLRDSKSTIKFFKHVGSIYRLENVETSKELTSAYRVLTEDEYEARESKRPSIGKNYFNHVKLEDIIANYPYRKNLPEEEISKESLTRLALVDFLRGLVEFDPGKRWSPLQASGHPFVTGEPFRCPYQPSPETPRIPVIHTITVDHNPGGGHWLAAGLSPQVSTVNNYLSLSSPHFQKVPMSYGSSYGSLGSDGSYNDSTGFGSSYGSYSDINSMHAYNSPAGPCGFNIHVQVGGQFLGSSPDARYRSQLSHGTGFGASPFGGVGPMSLGASPSQFTPPSSQMHFSSASPGKYGPTSPVRGSGRGILLGKAAAIGQYNKSWGYPTMCMQPYGSASERGPGFCANGMSCIHSDAQFQGHGAHSVISSSSHSNWKQQMGVGNVLSLSLTSANQKSYPAQSVHNSCVVCAHSLEVPCDKPEGSSSLPDPADWDPNYSDESLLQEDNAEFNSLNSEFTSCVCLGEPSDASTLTTKIGRYGHGHNQANPSSKFLSSNQRTDGLHQAYSLTESSPSTSHDVRAGNARPTQFLQNFPSRFGQQSVHRYNHVNSNIMQGERYNQYGQPVHSNNNRTDSHSSTNAMFSNSMPWGRRVGHSMTTTLPMPRSRKDYGKI from the exons ATGGCGGACGTTGATGCCAGCAATGTTGTGGTGGATGGATCTCGTGATGAGCTTCCCGTTTCTACCTCGTCATGGAATCCCCTAGGAAGAGCTTTCCGGCCATATGTTTCTTTTTCGCCTTCCACGGTCAACGCACCAGAATCCAGCAGCGCCATCGCTCCCCTTCGGGTGATCGTCAAGAAACCT CTGGTGGCAAGACTGACCAAAGGCATAGTTGAAACTTACCAAATTTGTAATCCCTCATTTAAATATTCAGAGGCATTGAATCCAAAGCGCTTCCTAACGAATCCATCAATTGGGGTGCTGAATGATGGCTATGATAATGCAAATTCAGATCTCATCTTGCATGTGAATTTAGAGTTGGTCAATTTAGAAAGAAAGCGAAG GTACACTGTCAAAGATATCCTTGGCCAAGGGACCTTTGGACAGGTTGCCAAATGCTGGGATTTGGAGACTAACTGTTATGTTGCTGTGAAGATAATTAAGAATCAGCCTGCTTATTATCGGCAGGCAGTTGTTGAGGTCTCTATTCTGCACATG TTGAATCAGAAGTTTGATCCTGATGCTAAACATCACATTGTTCGTATCCTTGATTATTTTGTATTTCAGCGACACTTGTGCATATCATTTGAAATGCTTGGCTCTAACCT GTATGAGCTAATTAAAATGAACCACTTCAAAGGTTTTTCATTGAGCATTGTGCAGATGTTCTCAAAACAG ATTTTGCATGCATTGATTGTCATGAAAGATGCTGGTATAATACATTGTGATATGAAGCCAGAAAACATACTAATATCTACAAG TGTGAAGCCAACAGAAATAAAAGTTATTGATTTTGGATCAGCTTGTATGGAGGGTCGGACGGTGTACTCGTACATTCAG AGCCGTTATTACAGATCTCCAGAAGTTGTACTTGGTTATCC ATACACATCTTCAATTGATATGTGGTCACTCGGATGTATTGTTGCTGAATTATTTCTAGGGTTGCCTTTATTTCCTGGAGCCTCAGAGTATGATCTTCTCAAGCGGATGATACAGATACTAGG TGGGCAACCACCTGATAATTTGCTTAGGGATTCAAAAAGTACTATCAAGTTTTTTAAGCATGTTGGAAGTATTTATCGTTTGGAGAATGTTGAGACGTCCAAGGAACTTACTAGTGCCTACCGAGTTCTAACTGAGGATGAATATGAAGCA AGAGAGTCAAAAAGACCTTCAATAGGGAAAAACTACTTTAATCATGTAAAGCTGGAAGATATCATTGCCAACTATCCTTACAGAAAGAATTTGCCAGAGGAAGAAATCTCAAAAG AAAGTTTGACCCGCTTGGCCTTGGTTGATTTCTTGAGGGGCCTTGTCGAGTTTGATCCAGGAAAACGATGGTCACCTTTACAG GCTTCAGGTCATCCATTTGTTACTGGAGAACCATTCAGATGTCCTTATCAACCTTCCCCTGAGACTCCAAGAATT CCTGTCATTCATACTATAACGGTGGATCACAATCCAGGCGGTGGTCATTGGCTAGCTGCTGGTCTTTCTCCTCAG GTTTCAACTGTTAACAACTATTTATCACTCAGTAGCCCTCACTTTCAGAAGGTTCCTATGTCTTATGGCAGTAGCTATGGCAGCTTGGGAAGCGATGGTAGCTATAATGATAGTACAGGTTTTGGGAGCAGTTACGGAAGCTACAGTGATATTAACAGTATGCATGCCTATAATTCACCAGCAGGTCCATGTGGGTTCAACATTCATGTACAAGTTGGAGGACAATTTCTTGGATCTAGTCCAGATGCTAGATATAGATCTCAGCTGTCTCATGGAACTGGGTTTGGTGCTAGTCCTTTTGGAGGTGTGGGACCAATGTCTCTCGGAGCCAGTCCCTCACAATTTACTCCTCCAAGCTCCCAGATGCATTTTTCTTCTGCTTCTCCTGGAAAGTATGGTCCAACTTCTCCTGTAAGGGGCAGTGGTCGTGGTATCTTGTTGGGTAAAGCAGCTGCCATTGGTCAGTACAATAAAAGTTGGGGCTACCCAACAATGTGCATGCAGCCTTACGGAAGTGCATCTGAGCGTGGACCAGGATTTTGTGCTAATGGCATGAGTTGTATCCACTCTGATGCTCAGTTTCAAGGGCATGGTGCTCATTCTGTGATTTCATCTTCCAGTCATTCTAACTGGAAGCAACAGATGGGTGTAGGGAATGTCTTGTCTCTAAGCCTTACTTCAGCCAATCAGAAGAGTTATCCAGCACAGAGTGTGCATAATTCCTGTGTGGTTTGTGCACACAGCTTGGAAGTTCCATGTGATAAACCAGAAGGCAGTTCATCACTGCCTGATCCTGCAGACTGGGACCCCAATTATAG TGATGAATCTCTTTTGCAAGAGGATAATGCAGAATTCAACTCCCTAAATTCAGAATTTACTAGTTGTGTATGTCTTGGTGAACCATCAGATGCTTCCACCCTAACAACTAAAATTGGCCGATATGGCCATGGTCATAACCAAGCTAATCCAAGCTCAAAGTTTCTCTCATCAAATCAAAG AACAGATGGTCTTCATCAGGCATATTCGCTTACTGAGAGTAGTCCATCTACTTCCCATGATGTACGTGCTGGAAATGCCCGTCCAACCCAATTCTTGCAAAACTTCCCAAGCCGTTTTGGACAACAATCTGTTCATCGGTACAATCATGTGAACTCAAATATTATGCAAGGTGAAAGATATAATCAATATGGCCAGCCAGTGCATTCAAATAACAACAGAACAGATTCTCACTCATCTACCAATGCTATGTTTAGCAATAGTATGCCATGGG GACGAAGAGTTGGACATTCGATGACAACAACCTTACCAATGCCCCGTTCGagaaaggactatgggaagatataA